The segment ATCTGAGCAGAGAGGTTACAATTAGTCAATACTGCTTCCTATTTAATGGCCTATAAAGCAACAAAGCCTAAAAAAGATTAATTGAGATATACATCTATTAAAGGATTAGCAAGTTGGGTTATTATCACAATGCTAGTATCACTGCATCATTAATAGAAGCAGACTGTAAATAACAGATAAACTAATGGCTAGAAAAACAACTAAATTAGTTTAAGtgactgaaatgtttttatttgttgcACAAGATATGTAAGAGTAGCTAAATTAATATATGTGCTAAATGATCAGTAAAGAAAATTTCCTGAGCATTTGAATTTGttatttaataacaaaaatttgATTACGTTCTTAGCATTTTACAGAATTACTCCTTTTACTTTCTAACACTGTGAGGTCTACACTGTTGtaattttctagatttttttacagtaaaacaaaaaatcaacaaGCAGTTAAGAGaggaaaacttaattttctaaACATATTATTTGGTCATCAAGACTGCTGTTACTGTAATACCTAATGCCAAAAATACCTAGTAATACCTAGAGAAAAGTTTTAATCTAAAAGCTGAAAGCTTAAACTTCCCATTTTCAAAAAGGCAGTGCGGCCTTCAAGCTTTGACATAAAAATCTGATcaataaacagaataaatagCAATGTGGAGACCATCTCACAGAAGCCATTATCAGATACACAGAAAAAACATAGAAGAGAGACTTATGAAGTGCCATAAAAAGTTCCATTTAAGTTCTTTATTAAAAGCAATCAGCTTTAGCCATGACAGTATTTCCTTAGCCTTCAGTTTCCACATGAAATTTGATCTATGGATGCTCTAGTATTTGACTATAATTGCAAATGAGAAACTGCTTCTCTCTCACACGCTGGTGTCGAGCACCCCTGACCCAAGATACAGGACCAGGCTGTTGATTTGCCAAGTAAAGCTTTGCAGACACCTTCAACTGAACTACAATGGGCTGTATCTGCCATGGAAATACAGACCTGGATTACAAAAGTGTGTTTCCCCCtttaccctttttttcttttaaatcataGTATTTTATGAAGAGAATCTCAAACTTTGTTCAGATTTCCTGTCCCTACATCAATTTCCCTCAGGGCAGTTCAGGGCACCTACCCAGAATAAAACTCAGGAACACGTGCTCAGCAGCGTCAGCCAGCAAAAtcagaagaaactgaaatttggAAAGCTGTACACCTCATGTGACTCACATGGTGAAAAACAAGTACACAAAACCTCACTTACAAGATTTTTGCAAATCTACCTGAATCTGTCgacagcaaattattttttgctcaCAGTCTGACAGCAACTTTCCATTATTCCTAAATGTATTCATGCCCGGGTACCATCTGAAAGGCTGATTGCTGGCCTTGGAACAATTCTGTTGTCCACTAGCTAATCACCAGAGCTGCCAGTGAGAATCTGCTCCTTCATATTGCTGGTATTGGCCCTGATGTGAAGTCCATATTGATTtcatagtgaaaaaaaaatgcaacatgaAAATCCCCAGGCTTTGATTTCACTGTAGGCTCAAACAATAAGATGGAAAAAGTTGTTTTCACACAAAAATACTTGCAAGAACATCAGGCTGAAGGAACTTGAATTCAAAGGTTGATTTGCTGAATGAGTGTTGCTATCAAATAAGCTCAAAGATTATGGGATCAAACCTTAAATTATACACTATGTGTACCTTACTTATAAATCACACAGTCTCACTTTTATATATATTGTCTATTATCCCAAGATATCACTATACACACACTTTCCTTTTATATATAAATCTCAGAGATATTTCCCttgctctaaaaaaaaaaaaaaaaaaaaaccaaccaaaaaaaaaaccccaacccctGTAAACAAAATAGAATGGTTATCTTCATAAATTACTCTGTCAGTAATCAGGGggtcattttattattttacttacACTGAGTTTCCCACTGAAAAAACAAGTGAATTTGTCATTCAGTATTATACACGTTCATATTTACCTGTTGCATTATTATTTGTTGGCATCCTAATCAAGAGATTTTGTTCTCTACAGtcaaaggaaaacatattttaaattcatattgACAAAGGAtggtgagaaggaaaaatacacCCTCTGTAGTTTTTAAAGATAACATAACCAGAATAATTTTCTATAACATAAAATATACTTTCTACTTAAATGGTCTAGACGTCCTAGACACCTTGCAAATCATGAGTTTCCATgttgataaaatatatttctctttgCAGAATTCACCTGGAACATGCACAGGATCTGTCCATTCTTTCTGCCTCTTTAGTACTCATAAGATAGaaacttaaaataaagaatgcaTACAAAAGCATTTCATGAGCAGCATTCCTTTTCAAAAGAACAAAGAGAACAGGAGTAACAAATTACAAGATGAAAGAACATATACTCTAAatgaaatacatgaaataagGTGTAGCTcaacattttctatttaatttgtCCTGAAATCATGCaaagtaaaattatatttattagtGCTTTAGTACCTGCCAGTGCCAACATCCCATACTGCTACTGTATGGTCAAAGGAGCCAGTGATGATCCTGTCTCCAGTGGTATTGAAAGACAGAGCAATAATTTCTGCTGAGTGTccctgaaaaaaattttaaaaaggagtaTGAGaatacaaattattatttttccattaatataGTTTAATATGTAgtctttttttcagcagcataaTCCTTCCATTACTCATCCCTGTTTTATTTACTGTCTTGTCCAGTACACAACAATTTTGACAGGAAGATCTACCTGACAGTGGAATAGTCAATATCCCAATAACTGCAAAAACTCAGGTACACCACTTAAACAGGAAGCCTATTCACTACATATGACTTAGGATTTGTGTGAGAGAAATGCGTTGAAGCAGCAGAGGCCAATCTGACCCTGGGGGATGCCAGCAAGCCATGCAGAGCAAGGAGAGATGACAATCTAGAGGTGTCCTCTGCCCGTGTTTGCCTCCTCCTTACAGAGGAGGCCACAACTGACAGTAGAGCAGTAGGTTTTAACAAGTGATGGAAGGGATTCTAATCTATAGCAATAATGTCACTGCAACGAGAAAATCTGTCTTTTGATAAATAGGACTTATAAAATACCAAAGCTTTTCTCATTCCCTTCAAattttcttattctgttttGTAACTGCAGCCACTATGGGATCACCTGGTAAAAGAAACTACAAGGTTTGAAACAGTTGTAATGGTTACACTGTTATTCATCTCAGCTGGAAAACTAAGCAAGGAACACCTCTGAAAACATAAGGAATGCAAACGTACATTTAAAGTGGCTacttcttctcctttctctaGATCCCATAATTTGGCAGTGGTATCCATGCTTCCAGTTGCCAACAGTGTGCTCTGAGGATTAAATGCTAAACACACCTGTAGTGAAAAACATTGGACAGAAAAAGTTTAAAGGAGTCCATTTAGatctattttctaaataaactaaacaggatttttttaagggCCAGgattactatttttaaataagacaAAGATCTGGTAATATTTTATGGCATACAGAAAACTTGCAGAATTCTTCCAACAGCTCACTAGAACAGCAACAAATCCTTACCACATCATTCTGGGTAAGTACTCAAACCAAGTGGACTCCTTGCCAGcacatgctttgtttttttttatttcaaaattctcTTTGAAATCCTCCAATTACTGTCCAGTCTGACAGTCCTCCCTAGCACTATCATTTGGTAGGTTTTCTCTGTTACTTGATGAGACTGAGGCAAAGATCATCCAAATAGTTCTGTGTACCCACAAACACACTCTGTGCACTCTTACCCTATCAGGTGTCATGATCAATGTCATTTGCCAAGGGCATCACCACAACatcatatttaagaaaaagcaagaataaaaaGTAACAACtactttaattaatttttcacattaaaaaatcatGTATTCATCCTCccattttctgtaattattcAGTGTGATTGCTCTGCAAATAAAGAATAGCAGGTGccatgaaaaaaggaaaacagtagcTCCGTTTTTTCATCCTGAATAACTATGGGCATGCCCTTGCCAGCAATGTATCAGATGCAATAATGGCCTTTCAGAAACAGGTCTGATTCAGAGAAACACATCATTTCCTACTGGCAATTACCTTCTTCTAATTACTTGTCAGCACAACTCATAACACTCCGGGTCTAATCTAACCCCTAAGAAGTCAGGAAAAATGGAGAGGCCTTTAAGCATTTACTTAACTGATTTTATGCCATAAAATCACTGCAGCCTTTCTCAATAAGCAAACATGATCTCCATTGTAAGGGGTAACTCAGAGCATCCAGAGAATCAAAAACACACTTAAACAAACCTCAAATTCCAATATAGTAAACCACCATTTTCTTGCTCTATTTAAGACCTCTCAATCTACAGTTAAATTCACATTGttttttcagaaacaattttCCGCAATATTTCATTGAACAGTGATTGtatagctattaaaaaaaaaaaaaaaaagccattcaTTATCAAAATTCAGTGTTAATGTTTTTGCCCTGATCTTTCAAACTGAAATTTGTGCATCAAGGCACTTGTTGCTGCTGATAGGGATCCTAGTGCATGGGAGAGTAAACCAAGCATTTCAAAGCTTaaactgttttaatttcatCAATCTTTGACATTTCAGCATCCCACATATTCCCAGTTAACACActttaaatttcagaaattcGTTCCCCTACAGCTCCAATTGGCTCTGTACACAAAGTATAGATCTCTGTGAAAGACAACAACACAAGCAATGATGTTCTTGTAATTTAGTTCTGCAAATATGACAGGCAATGCAAGATAGCTGGAAAAACATGTGATATGTAATCAAACAAAAAGTATGTAcaataaactgaaaaatccaGTTGCTGTGGTATTTTTCAATGTTTTAGCAAACAAGGGaaatcagaacaaaacaaaaataacaatataGTTTCAAACTGTGTATGAGGGTTTATTCTGTCTCAAGAACTGAGACTATCCTACCTTGCAGTGCAGAAATGTTAACAAGACCTGGATGTATGAATAGATGTGCCACAATAACTGTGCCTTCCAGTGGGAGCTCACAGGGAGTCAGAACTCACAGTCATCAATGATGGTGTGAGGAAACATAAAGGAATAAGAAACATCCATCACTACTCACTATTTCTGCACTATGTCCTCTGAAGGTATGAtaacattttcctgtttctgtacTCCACAGTTTGCAGGTTTTATCAAAAGATCCAGTGGCAATCTTGTCactaaatagaaaaaaaaaaatcctataatTTTTATGTAGAAAAACCCTCTGACTCCAGAGACAGCAGAATCCATGGAAGCTCCCGTGCACTTTGGTGCTCACTGCAACAGGATTTTATAAACACAAGTTACAGCAAGGCAAAAAATTAGCAGACACAGGGAGTTTCTAAGAGAGCTACTGCACCTATCTATTAGCAGAGGAGTGTTCACAACTGATGACTGACCTACTTTAGGGATGATGTTGTGCTGTACTTACATATTTATTAGGAAGTTACATTATTTCATCAGATAACATCTGTTTATCAACAATTATAAATGCAGTTCACCCATCAGAAGTTGAACTCTACtgccactgaagtcagtggaaggGTTGTGACCATCTGCAGTCATAGCAAGACTAAAGTGAAGTCTCCAGAAAATGTACCAAGGGGCACAGTACCAAAACCTAAAGATTACAGAAAAAGGGGTTTTTTATCaaatttttaatacaaaaatagtTCAAAGTTCTCATCAAGTTTTGTCTTGCTGTAGGTTGCTTCTCCACTTTTATGTTACGGTCTAGTTCTTGATCTTTGCACGGATTTTTGTCATTAGTTTCACCAAGCTATATAAATTAACTTCattaaatgcttttctaaaGTAAGGAATAATATCAGAATATAAGACATTGACACAGCAGAGTCTaagttttccttttcacatAGAAGAAAGAGATAAAGTTTTAAATAGTGTAAGAACAAGTCTTTTAACATTAATTTCCTGATGGTAATTGTGTATTGTTCAACTGATAAATAGGACATCCGTCAGTAATGTGATTCAATAGAAAAATAGGAATTAATTTATCttactttacagaaaaaatggTTTTCTCACACATGACAGCTTCCTCAGGAAGCAAATGACAATGAAACTTCAGTAGCTAACATGTAATTCCCTTCACCTAACAGGTGGCAATTCCAACCTAGGGCAAACAattactgaagaaaacaaaaattaatatctGATGTTCACACAGCAGCACCTTGTGGATTGTACAAAAATTACTCAAAAGCTGTGACATTTCTAAATCATGTCCTAAATAATATTGAATTTGTAATGGCAAATGGAGAAATCCACCTCTTTCTCCTTAACTGAAGCAACACAGATTGTCATAAGTACTTATTTGTCACATCACATACAACTACATGGAGGCAGAAGAGAATGATTAACATTCAGAACACAATCTGGTCGTGTAGATATTACTGAAATAAACTGTGTTTCCATACATTCAACTAactcatttctatttttttcaagacTAAATACCTAATTAAATTTTTGGTTAGAATTTCTAAATTTAATTCTAAAAAATTATAGCAAAAAACATATTTGAATGGATCTCTTGTACAAATAATGACAGTGTCATCCTACAGTGATTACCTATAGATGAACTCTACTGtcaccctgattttttaagattttctaaagccttctgagtttacattcttgtagaaaactttctcacgcaactttctgtaaacaacctattgttttgcattccttcatagaggcaGACAAATTTGATGTACTGGTAATTTGTCCAGTGttgttggagaggtggcacgttcaccctccaatccactggcaccttttgagaactataaatgattggagtcagaggaaataaattagtctcttcatcgtgaccataGCTGTGTGcatcatttttctttgtgtcctATGGTCACACTCTACACTCAGAAGTTGaactctttcaatttaaaatagtCTATTCTTTGTTAGAGTATTTGTAAAATAACAGTATTAGCAATTATGAAGAATCTCAGAGGAAATTTATTTACCCATAGGGGTTATTGAAAGCTATTGCATAGACAACGTTTCTGTGTCCCTCCAGCGAATGCAGCTCTTCTCCCGATGCTGTATCCCACAGTTTGCAGGTTCTATCATAGCTTCCAGTGATAAAGCTAAAGCAAAGAGAAATTCATTTCTGAATACAGCAAATATCTTACTGGTCCCAATGCACAgccaaattatttatttccacagATTTTAGTTAGCATTGTCTCAGACCCTAAATCtcctctttctttcaaaaatacagatttatgaCCAAAGAggttccttttcttctttctttttaacatcttattcataaaaacacattttttctaATCTCTAGTGTATTTCAACTAGAAagcatgctgctgcttttaagacatgaaggaaaaaattataagaCATATGTCCACAGTGAAATCAATTAACATGAAAGTAACACTTTCACTACAGTGAAACTCCCAAATGAGTTTGTGTCAAAGACTCATTTAGCTTTTAGCAATATTTAGTTTATTGCCATAAAGGTGCTTCTTTCTGTAATATGGTAATTGTCAACAGACTATgactgtggaagaaaaaaaattacatgaatTGAACCTCACGTGCTAATTTTTTGCATCTCCCATGGGTTTTCCACAGAGGCCTGAAATATAATCCCCAATTATGCCTGAAGCTGCTTAtaagcagcagagctgaattcTTTCTGCAGCAAGATAAGAGCACTGAAGTTTCCTTACCATTTAATTTACAAGTACAAAACTTCAATTAATGATTAGGTACTTTGACTTTGAAAACAACTTACCGGGAACCAGATTTGTTAAATGCGACATTAGTCAAAGGCAATATGTGTGTTCTAAGCACCTGAAATAGAAGCGGGGGCAGTGAGAGGAAATGCATTTGatgctaaaaaaataaactaaattgCTCAAAATATTcaacagattaattttttctcctcctcctgttagaggagaaaaaatccCACATTAATCATCAGGTTACCACTGAAGATGTTATATGGTATTGATTTCAATTTTATCCTTTATTTCAATGaactaggttttttttttttccatgtttgcatcttcttcaccttctccaAGACCAGCAAAACAACCCTAGACCAGAGCTGAATGggcaaaacaaaagagaagatCACGATGACTGTAAGATCactgatgaaaaaaatcctaactaATATTTAGCCTTAGCCAGTGCACTAAGAAATCCAGTTAAATTTGAGACTTTTAGGGTGCAGGATGCTTCCAGCTGGCACTTGACTTTGTTAtacaaaacaggaagaaaaaaagaaatataagcTACAGCTCTGTCCTATGAGGTCATGACAAGGTGTGCAAAACCATAACAAAGATACTCAGCAAGACAAAATTCCAAGAGAGAATTTCAACTTTAATGCCTGCACGGATTGTGTAGGTTGTGGAGGGCACTGTTTTCTAACAGTGCTTTAATCAGACACTACAGGATCATTCATGTGAATGAGCCCATAGCCATAGTAACATATATTAAGGTTTATTAAGCAAAGGTGAAAATAGTTTCAGATACTGCAGTGGAAGTCACCATGCCATGATACtttaaaaagaaccaaaaaaatataatctggCTGGTGTTTGAATAAACTGGCTGCTGTAAAACATGACTTGCACTTGAATAATTTTCACCTATTAGAAGCTGCCCTCTCCTCAAGTCTAAACCATAATAAAATCATAAACTGGGAAATCACCACAATTGCTGACAGTGAAGCAAAAGGATGTTAAAAATACCCCAGTGATTGACTAGGTCTTTTCTGTAGATTAAGAATGAAGAAGAAACTGTTTATGAACAGTGAGATTTAATCACTGACATATTACCAGagcttcagtatttttttttttgcttatctCAAGTCTTCCAAGCTGCCTGTctccaaaaggaaaatgagaaaggcTCATAGATCTTCTACTCAGAAGAGCAGGGATTCATCAAAATGGACATAACGATTGATAAGTGAAGGACTGAGagggagaaacagaaaatgtattttatgttaCAGAAACAGCAATTTCTGCTCTCTAGAGAAAGAAACACAAGCTGTACTTTCAGCTACAGAAATGGGAATTGGCAATCAATATGTGGAAAttacaaaaagtattttgttttttaaaaaacaagccACAATATCCATCTGCATATGAGAATCAATAATTATGGAAATCTATGGAAATCTCACCCATGAGATTTTGAGAACTACATACAGGCAGCTCTGAACAaaggaattttgaaattatgaaaaaagggaggaaaacaagaTGGGTTTTTATGTAATTTCAGATTATGAGACTAATTCTGTTCTTCCAATGCCCAGTGCTGCAGTTGCTTTATCCACAGAACTCTGAGCCAGCAAGTACTGCCTCTGCAAATGATACAATAATCAAAGTCTAAGgcaatattagaaaaaatatacCTCAATTCTGCAAAATCCGCTACAGCTGTACCTAAGATAAAAATCTGCAAATTACTATAGCATCCCATGCCATGGAATAGTTTAAAACCTGAGAAATTGCTATAAAACCTCATTTCACTGCAGGGTGCCTAACACACCACCATCACCACAATTACTGGAAATAACAAAAAGATGATCTTATACACTTGTTTCAGATTATACTCCAGTGCAACAGGAATAAAAACCATTCATTTCCAAACAATGCACACATGGAACatttttctcagggaaaagaaaaacaaatctcaCTCCCACCCATCTCTTATATTTTATTAGTATCTCAGAAAGACCTGCTCATATCTCATTTAGAAGCCCTAAATGAAACTGAACATCAAAAAAGTTCTTTTCACACACTTCTAACCACTCTTGAGTGAAGGGAAGAATCCAACACTGATTGGATTTGCCTGCTTCTATTGTTTCCAAATACAGAATCTCAGACACAGCACTACACCCAACAATgaacaaatacattatttacaCTCAAGTTTGAACAAGCATTTGAAGATTTGTCAGTCTCTGTGATGTACAGACAATTTCTAAAGCTTTTGAAAAGCAAGGCATTATCTCAGTTGAGAGTATAACTTGGAAgagaaactttttaaatttaagatgCCTTGCTACATAGCTCTGTTTTCAAGgttaaatacatatttctttgCAGAATTCACCCAGATGAGTATTGTTGGTCAAAAGAACCAAAGTTATACCTCAGAACATGTAAGGGGTTTTATAGCtgaacaaaccaacaacaaaactttTTCTATTCTAATTTAAGGTAACAATAAACGCCATAGCACTGACCAACACTGTTCAACAGCTGCACATTGCCATCTGCTGACACAATAAAGATACAACGTTTAACTATGTCAGATTGTAGCATGCAGTATCTCGAAGAAAGTTTCATTTCCACAATTAAATACAATTAAACCTATTCTCTTCTGACACACTCGATCTTGGATTTGAAGCTCTGAAAGGTCTCTGTAATCATTGCTCTTAGAAATACtatttgtttgaaaaaatatttcaagtgcaGTCTGTAAAGCAAAGATCAATTCATCAATAGTCAACGATAATAGTAATGACAGAAAGTAATGAAAATCAGGATTTGTAATAACAACTGCATGTAGCATAAAACATagcataaataataaaataatagctAAATCCCACCATTTTCACAAAATGAGGAACAAGTAGACACatgtatgaaaatattttgctcctTTCCCAACAATGAATTTATGCGGGGTCAATTTACAGGTTTTGTTTAAATGTAATTATGGGTGTTGTTGGCCCACAAAATCTTACTCAACAAATAAAAGATTGATTTCCCTCCATCCAAAACACACCCTAGTACATAAGCCTGAGTAAACAGTGTCTAGAAACAGCTATACCTCTCAGCTTTATTGGGGGAATTCCTAGCAGGAAAAACAGGCCAGACTCAGTTGTTCTGAAAGTGCAGAGAGGATTGAGAAGTGCCAAGGAATCAGTCATACAGCACAAtaaacagcagtaaaaatatACTCATAATATCACAACTTAAACTCctccaaattcccaaaattattttaaagatgtcTCTGACcttaaaaagagagaatttgTGATTCTGTTTTTCCTCTAGCTTCTCCTGCAATCTTTGTACTAGATACATGACATGTTCCAAGCAGGAAGCTGTGATGAGAGGTTCTCTTTTTTGGATTTCTTCTACTAAGGCTGTGACATCTGTGCTAATTatgagaaaagaacaaaaacaaactcaATAAATaccccaaatccaaacccaCCACATTCCATCCTCTGGAAATAATTATGAATTTAAACCCaagaatattatttatttgcagAGAAACTGAAGTAAGCAATTAAATATTATGCATTTATCTCATTCTGTAAAGGCCTAAAGAAATATGAATAAATCTTTCTTGGTTTTTAtatttccctccctctcttaCTGAAGTTGAACAGTAAAATtcaacttttaaaaactgtagCTTGGCaaaaaatttatctttttgAACAATTTCCATGGAGGATCAGGCATGGGAGATGTGTGTCACAAACTGTCAGTTTAAATATGTGAATTAAACTGGAATTTCATAAATTCCAAACAAATTGCCCATGAAGTAGTAACAAGATAAATTATGTGTGCAAAGTTTTAAATTTATCTCTGTGTCTTCAGAAATCTATGTCCGTTTCTACAACTCTTAGTTTTGACAGTAACTACCACATGGTCCAGTGTACTGATGTCCCTGGAGCCCCCAGCGAGGGGCCACAGCTGGTCTGTGGAACTGGATCCTCTTCCTATTTCATCAGATAACTACTGATTTCTGGCTTTCTGTGAGAAGCTAAGGGTTGACAATACCCAGCAGTCAATTCACAATATACTCTTAAAATCAGCTTAGCAAGAAAGCCAAGCATTTCTGTTAGTATGGGAATTATTCAAGTCTAAAGGGGACTTTCTGCATCAGCCTTCTAAATGGAAGCCACTACAACATAAAAGAGTATCCTCTCAGTGTTTATACTCCTGTTCAGTAACACCAGACAACTTATTTCTTTCACAAAGAGACTTGATAGGTTTTACCCACAGCACTATACTGGACAGTCCTAAGTAGACAAaacttaataatttttaaattgggATTTTTCATCCTGCATATCCAGCTTACACTGTCTACTGACTTGGGCTTACATGCAAGACCTCTTCCATATCAATGCTGCTATTAAGACAATCATATTACTTCATGTCTTTCTGCCTAATAAACTCCATGGATTTGGGTAACTTTATTTAATGGTGGCActctgttatttttctgaagcCCTTCCTACCAGAGCTGGCTGAGTAGAGCACATAGGCTCTACATAATAGCTGATCTTAATTATGTCTAATACAGTCAAATAGAGTTTTACATGAACATGCTGTAAAAACAGAGAGAGTGCTGTTATCTGAATATCATACTTACTCAGGTCTAAGATCAAGCAGATCTATTGATCTGGTCTTTGACTCAACACCTTCTACATACTCCAAGataattcctttaaaaacaagtgATAAACAGGTCATAATCAGACTTCTGGGGTTTTATAACATGCGCTGTAGAGAGCAGCACTTCCACTTTCATAGCTCCACTGACTTCAGGAGACCCAATTCCAGTTCTTGGAGCTGGAAGAAGGTTAGCTGTTATTGCTGAGAGTAAGCATGGTGCTGAACAACTCTGATACGCTTCTATGAAAAAGGATATTAAACAATATTATTTCTGAGCTATTTTCTATTCTAGAAA is part of the Vidua chalybeata isolate OUT-0048 chromosome 10, bVidCha1 merged haplotype, whole genome shotgun sequence genome and harbors:
- the DAW1 gene encoding dynein assembly factor with WDR repeat domains 1, which gives rise to MALRRLLLRYFPPGIILEYVEGVESKTRSIDLLDLRPDTDVTALVEEIQKREPLITASCLEHVMYLVQRLQEKLEEKQNHKFSLFKVLRTHILPLTNVAFNKSGSRFITGSYDRTCKLWDTASGEELHSLEGHRNVVYAIAFNNPYGDKIATGSFDKTCKLWSTETGKCYHTFRGHSAEIVCLAFNPQSTLLATGSMDTTAKLWDLEKGEEVATLNGHSAEIIALSFNTTGDRIITGSFDHTVAVWDVGTGRLLHTLVGHRGEISSAQFNWDCSLIVTGSMDKTCMLWNAVTGTHIATLAGHSREVLDVCFDYAGQRIATASADGSARVYNAGTKQCIAKLEGHEDEISKVCFNPKGNCILTASSDKTARLWDAATGHCLQILEGHADEIFSCAFNYKGDTIITGSKDNSCRIWH